Proteins encoded together in one Hymenobacter monticola window:
- a CDS encoding helix-turn-helix transcriptional regulator — MPYPPPPAYQQVQAAWRQIHSGSPTLEVDEASAVAAGRQMAQYLFHNQFMLLIDLRVMQHLFVSPGVQALLGCPPADFSMAWLYSRVHPDDADLLGQATAVSARWLNKHRQEALGHAFTADYRLRHQAGHYLRVLRQNFPLDFAPDGTPTVAGSTFTDITHHKRTQDLCFHGTHPELQQWLDELLRPAAHLALTSREREVLDRVLQGQGSQQIADQLHVSVHTVNTHRRNITAKTQSRNPSELLRHLHE; from the coding sequence ATGCCTTACCCCCCGCCGCCCGCCTACCAACAAGTCCAGGCTGCTTGGCGACAGATTCATTCCGGCAGCCCCACGCTGGAAGTCGACGAGGCATCGGCTGTAGCCGCCGGCCGCCAAATGGCGCAGTACCTGTTCCACAACCAGTTCATGCTGCTCATCGACCTGCGCGTGATGCAACACCTCTTCGTGAGCCCGGGCGTGCAGGCGCTGCTGGGCTGCCCGCCGGCCGATTTCAGCATGGCCTGGCTCTACAGCCGCGTGCACCCCGACGACGCCGACCTGCTCGGGCAGGCCACGGCGGTATCGGCGCGCTGGCTCAACAAGCACCGGCAGGAGGCCCTGGGCCACGCCTTCACCGCCGACTACCGCCTGCGCCACCAGGCCGGGCACTACCTGCGCGTGCTGCGCCAAAATTTCCCGCTCGATTTCGCCCCCGATGGCACGCCCACCGTGGCCGGCAGCACCTTCACCGACATCACCCACCACAAGCGCACCCAGGACCTGTGTTTCCACGGCACCCACCCGGAGCTTCAGCAGTGGCTCGATGAGCTGCTGCGCCCCGCCGCCCACCTGGCCCTGACCTCCCGTGAGCGTGAGGTGCTCGACCGGGTGCTGCAAGGCCAAGGCTCGCAGCAGATTGCCGACCAGTTGCACGTCAGTGTGCACACCGTGAACACGCACCGCCGCAACATCACCGCCAAAACGCAGTCGCGCAATCCTTCCGAGCTGCTGCGCCACCTCCACGAGTAG
- a CDS encoding right-handed parallel beta-helix repeat-containing protein, whose amino-acid sequence MKNLFASFLFVLAVAAAHLAQAQTIRRVNNTGLTIAGVNIYSTLQAAHDASSAGDIIYLEPSDISYGNLLCVRPLTIIGNGYYLNQNPTLQLDKRESVTGSVTFAAGSTGSRITGCYINGFCSIAASSITVERNRINSTVYIGYNATSGAYATLNTAIVRQNYITSTVAFYTNGATTVSNVSLNNNILASASISTSGSYAGLGNILISNNVIGDLAGNSGYGIDIDNAVIKNNILTYTSGTGSNFTPRNNAYSYNISGNAAFGTANGNQSGVAPSSIFVGGTASTDGAFQLRTGSPALGTGESGTDVGAFGGTLPYRIAGIPNVPSIYQFNQAVSGNSLNATISTRSNN is encoded by the coding sequence ATGAAAAACCTTTTCGCTTCCTTCCTTTTCGTGCTGGCCGTGGCCGCCGCCCACCTGGCCCAGGCCCAAACCATCCGCCGCGTGAACAACACGGGCCTCACCATCGCGGGCGTCAACATCTACTCCACCCTGCAGGCGGCCCACGACGCTTCCAGCGCCGGCGACATCATCTACCTGGAGCCCTCGGACATTTCCTACGGCAACCTGCTGTGCGTGCGCCCGCTCACCATTATCGGCAACGGGTATTACCTGAACCAGAACCCCACCTTGCAACTCGACAAGCGGGAATCGGTGACCGGGAGTGTCACCTTCGCCGCAGGCAGCACGGGCTCGCGCATCACAGGCTGCTACATCAACGGCTTCTGTTCCATCGCGGCCAGCAGCATCACGGTGGAGCGGAACCGGATTAACAGCACGGTCTACATTGGCTACAATGCCACTTCGGGTGCTTATGCGACGTTGAATACGGCTATTGTGCGTCAGAATTACATCACCAGCACGGTGGCCTTCTACACGAACGGCGCCACCACCGTCAGCAACGTGAGCCTGAACAACAACATTCTGGCTAGTGCTAGCATCTCGACTTCGGGGAGCTACGCTGGCCTTGGCAACATCCTTATTTCCAACAACGTGATTGGCGACCTGGCGGGCAACAGCGGCTACGGCATCGATATCGACAACGCGGTAATCAAGAATAACATCCTGACCTACACCAGTGGCACAGGCAGCAACTTCACCCCGCGCAACAACGCCTACAGCTACAACATCAGCGGCAACGCGGCTTTCGGCACGGCCAATGGCAACCAGTCGGGTGTTGCGCCTTCGTCCATCTTCGTGGGCGGCACCGCCTCTACGGACGGTGCGTTTCAGCTGCGCACGGGCAGCCCGGCCCTTGGCACGGGCGAGAGCGGTACCGACGTGGGCGCCTTTGGCGGCACGCTGCCCTACCGCATCGCGGGCATTCCCAACGTGCCGTCGATTTACCAGTTCAACCAGGCGGTGTCGGGCAACAGCCTGAACGCCACCATCAGCACCCGTTCCAATAACTAA